Proteins found in one Kwoniella bestiolae CBS 10118 chromosome 1, complete sequence genomic segment:
- a CDS encoding V-type proton ATPase subunit F — MAATTSNPKDRNLLAVIGDEDSVTGLLLAGIGHVDQNQKKNFLIVDAKTQTSVIESAFQDFTERKDVAILLINQHIAEKIRPTVDRYQAAFPALLEIPSKEHPYDPAKDSVLKRVQKLRGD, encoded by the exons atGGCAGCTACGACGAGCAACCCGAAAGATAGAAACCTGTTAGCGGTGATAGGAGACGAG GACTCTGTGACTGGCTTGTTATTAGCGGGTATAGGCCATGtagatcagaatcagaagaagaacttTCTGATTGTAGATGCCA AAACCCAAACAAGCGTCATCGAATCTGCTTTCCAAGATTTCACAGAACGTAAAGATGTTGCTATCTTACTTATCAACCAGCAC ATCGCCGAGAAGATAAGGCCCACTGTAGATAGGTACCAGGCTGCGTTCCCTGCTTTGTTGGAGATTCCCAGTAAGGAGCATCCTTATG ACCCCGCGAAAGACTCTGTCCTCAAGCGAGTCCAGAAATTACGAGGAGACTAG